Genomic segment of Sinorhizobium meliloti:
ATGGCTCGGGCGGCGATCGGCTTCGGTTCCTCCAAGCGGACGGGTGAGGACGTGGAGGCGCTGAATCGCCTCTTCACGCCGGAGTTCCGCAACCGTCTGGACTCCGTCATTCCGTTCAACTCGCTGCCGACCCCGGTCATCCACAAGGTCGTGCAGAAGTTCGTCATGCAGCTCGAAACGCAGCTCGCGGAGCGCAATGTCACCTTCGACCTTGCGCCTGATGCGATCGCCTGGCTCGCGGAGAGGGGCTATGACGAGAAGATGGGTGCACGGCCGCTGGCACGCGTCATCCAGGAAAACATCAAGAAGCCGCTCGCGGACGAGATCCTCTTCGGCAAGCTCAAGAAGGGCGGTGTCGTCAAGGTGACGATCGGTGCAAAGGAAGACGGCACGAAGGGGCTCATGCTCGAAGCCGTGCCGGAAACGGCTCCGATCAAGCCCAAGGCCGAGGTCTCGCGTCCCGCCGGCAAGGGCGCGAAACCCAAGAAGGCTGCCGAAAAGGAAAGCGTAGCCGCATCCGAAGAGGGCGCGAAAGCCAAGTCGAAGAAGACGGCGGCCAAGTCCTCGAACAAGAGCGGCGGTTCCGGCGCGGCTCCCCTCAGGGGGCGGACGGTTCCGAAGGTGCCGCGCAAGAAATAACGCGATCGCGACTGGACGTGACAGTGCCGGGTGAGTTACCCGGCACTTTCTTGTGAGCGTGGAGCATAGCGGGTGGATTCCACCAACCGTATCGAAGAGGAGCGATCGCCTCTGGGCTGGTTTCTGGCGGGTGCGCGTGGGATATTCAGCCTTCCGGCCATAATCCTCATGCTTTCCTTCGTGGGCTTCTGCTCGCTGACGGTTCAGGCGGGGATCCCACCGGCGCAAGTCGTGTTCATGACCGGCATCGTCTGGGCCCTGCCGGCAAAGGTCATTCTCGTAAGTTCGATCCTCAGCGGCGCCAGTCTTGCGACGGCGTTCCTGGCGGTCACGCTTTCGTCGGTTCGCTTGATGCCGATGGTCGCCGCACTCGTTCCCGAACTCCGTACGCCGAAAACGCCGACATGGCTGCTTCTCTTGCTTTCGCATTTCATCGCCATCACCGCCTGGGTCTTCGCGATGGAGCGCGTGCATGCGGTTCCGCGCCGGCACCGCGCGACTTTCTTTGCCGGCTTCGGCATCACGCTGGTCGCGACGAACATGGCGCTGGTCGGGATCGTTTATCGCCTCGTCGCCGATTTCCCGCCGATCGCCGCCGGATGTCTCTTCTTTCTGACGCCGGTCTATTTCCTCGCCTCGATCTGGAATTCCGCCCGTCATCCGGTTGTCTATGCCGCGCTCGCGATCGGTCTCGCCGCGGGGCCGGTCTGCTACTGGATCGCCCCGGAGTTCGACATTCTGCTCGCCGGCCTCGGCGGAGGAACACTCGCCTGGCTTGGCGAGCGCTTCTGGCGCACGCGAAAGGAAACGAGCGCGTGAGCTGGATGGACGGATGGTGGGCCTACGCATTCATTGCGATCGCCGGCTGGCTTGCGACCGACATCTGGCGGTGGCTCGGAGTGCTCGCCGGAAATCGGCTGCGCGACGATTCGGAGGCGCTGAACTGGGTGAGGGCGGTGGCGACGGCGCTGGTGGCGGCCGTCATTGCCAAACTCGTACTTTACCCGACCGGCGTCTTGGCCCAGTCGCCTCTGTGGCTTCGGCTCGGCTCCGTCGTGCTCGGCGCGATCGCGTTTTTCCTCGCCCGCCAGAAACCCGTCGCCGGGATCGGAACGGCGATCGCTGCCCTGGCCGCAGGCCTCTGGTGGCTGGGCTTCTGATGAGTTAAAGCGGAATAATAGAAAAATTCCGTAAGCGGTTGAATCAAACGTTACATGGCAGCCTAAATCGCTCGGCGGATCTTCTCCGCGTTTGCGGCCAGGACCTCTCCGTCTTCCATCTTGCCGGAATGCGGCTTCAGCGGAATGCTCTCCCGCCGGGGGATCACGTGGAAGTGCAAATGGAAAACGGATTGACCGGCCGGCGCCTCGTTGAACTGCATGATGGTGACGCCATCCGCCGCGAAAGCGGCCTTCGCGGCCAGGGCGATCTTCTGGACGGTCGCGATCAGGCTGGCGAGGGTGGCTGGATCCGCATCGAGAATGTTGCGGGACGGCGCCTTAGGCAACACCAGGACATGGCCTTCGGCCTGAGGCATCACGTCCATGAAGGCGACGGTGGCCTCATCCTCATAGACGCGATGCGAGGGGATCTCGCCGCGCAATATCTTGGCGAAGATATTGTTGGTGTCGTATGCGCTCATGTCGTTTCCTCTTCCTGGCAGGCATTCGCGGCGTCTCAGTCGTCCTGGCGTCCACCTTTGCGGAAAGGGCCGTGTTCCGCAAGAAACTCGCCGGTTTCTTCCACATCCCGGCGCTCCCGTTCCAGATAATCGGCTACGGCGCGCGCAAGCCCCGGATGGCTGATGAAATGTGCGGAATGAGTCGTCACCGGCATATAGCCCCGTGCAAGCTTGTGCTCGCCTTGCGCGCCGGCTTCGACGCGCTTCAATCCCTTCGCGATCGCGTAGTCGATCGCCTGATGGTAACAGACTTCGAAATGCAGGAAGGGGTGGTCCTCGATGCAGCCCCAGTGTCGGCCATATAGCGCATCGCCGCCGATGAAATTGATCGCTCCGGCGATATAGCGCCCGCCGCGCTTGGCCATGACCAGCAAGATGTCGTCGGCCATGCGCTCTCCGATCAGCGAGTAGAAGGCGCGGGTCAGATAGGGACGCCCCCATTTGCGTCCGCCGGTATCCATGTAGAAGGCAAAGAACTGGTCCCAGATAGCTTCCGTCAGGTCGCTGCCGGTCAGCCAGTCGATGGTTATGCCGTTTTCCACCGCCGATCGGCGTTCTTTCTTGAGTGCCTTGCGCTTTCGCGAGGTGAGCGTAGCGAGAAAGTCGTCATGCGATCCATAGCCTTCATTCATGAAGTGGAACTGCTGATCCATCCGATGCAGGAAGCCCGCCTGCTCCAGGATGGGCATTTCGTCCGTCGGGACGAAGGTCACATGGGCCGAGGAGAGGCGGTGGCGGCGCGTGAGTTCCTTGAGGCCGGCAGCGAGTGCGTCGCGCACGGTTCGTGGATCGCTTCCCCCGGCCACCAGCAGCCTTGGCCCCGTCGCCGGCGTGAAGGGCACGGAACATTGCAGTTTCGGATAATAGCGGCCGCCGGCCCGCTCGAAGGCATCCGCCCAGCCATGGTCGAAAACATATTCCCCCTGG
This window contains:
- a CDS encoding HIT family protein — encoded protein: MSAYDTNNIFAKILRGEIPSHRVYEDEATVAFMDVMPQAEGHVLVLPKAPSRNILDADPATLASLIATVQKIALAAKAAFAADGVTIMQFNEAPAGQSVFHLHFHVIPRRESIPLKPHSGKMEDGEVLAANAEKIRRAI
- a CDS encoding AzlC family ABC transporter permease: MDSTNRIEEERSPLGWFLAGARGIFSLPAIILMLSFVGFCSLTVQAGIPPAQVVFMTGIVWALPAKVILVSSILSGASLATAFLAVTLSSVRLMPMVAALVPELRTPKTPTWLLLLLSHFIAITAWVFAMERVHAVPRRHRATFFAGFGITLVATNMALVGIVYRLVADFPPIAAGCLFFLTPVYFLASIWNSARHPVVYAALAIGLAAGPVCYWIAPEFDILLAGLGGGTLAWLGERFWRTRKETSA
- a CDS encoding AzlD domain-containing protein, producing MDGWWAYAFIAIAGWLATDIWRWLGVLAGNRLRDDSEALNWVRAVATALVAAVIAKLVLYPTGVLAQSPLWLRLGSVVLGAIAFFLARQKPVAGIGTAIAALAAGLWWLGF
- a CDS encoding GNAT family N-acetyltransferase, which produces MTDAITIRIEPSFTSISPASWGGLAGASKGHAGTAYNPFVSHAYLSALEESGSATAETGWLGQHLLMEDADGFLRGALACYVKSHSQGEYVFDHGWADAFERAGGRYYPKLQCSVPFTPATGPRLLVAGGSDPRTVRDALAAGLKELTRRHRLSSAHVTFVPTDEMPILEQAGFLHRMDQQFHFMNEGYGSHDDFLATLTSRKRKALKKERRSAVENGITIDWLTGSDLTEAIWDQFFAFYMDTGGRKWGRPYLTRAFYSLIGERMADDILLVMAKRGGRYIAGAINFIGGDALYGRHWGCIEDHPFLHFEVCYHQAIDYAIAKGLKRVEAGAQGEHKLARGYMPVTTHSAHFISHPGLARAVADYLERERRDVEETGEFLAEHGPFRKGGRQDD